One segment of Penaeus chinensis breed Huanghai No. 1 chromosome 14, ASM1920278v2, whole genome shotgun sequence DNA contains the following:
- the LOC125032613 gene encoding testis-expressed protein 264 homolog isoform X2, which yields METETALLWGFIVLLLLVVATVTALLVHSGLLIPVDVKTCKPDIGEIQIAYKFAQGPYKDSGMLFTEVHSLLPQYRTIGVYYDDPNTKQPHKLRYIVGIILSENGSPTNAEHLKLLEENNYRFATFPSIDHAVQTKFPFKSTISIIVAIMKVYPSLREYIEHRSLCARPFLEVYDNEKSEILFVGPLARQDDFYVPEVLQEEEDNREDDDFEDDRTENSSRSWDESASFIREPETPGGNQPVPPPSEAAAASTSAVVPPAPANEGVDGADTASAGGDESDANTGSSFEEIDEREAAVMPEAGTMDENLSASVKKDDDEGER from the exons ATGGAAACCGAGACGGCTCTGCTCTGGGGCTTCATAGTCCTCCTGCTCCTTGTCGTGGCGACGGTCACAGCCTTGCTCGTCCACTCGGGTCTCCTCATCCCTGTGGATGTCAAGACGTGCAA accTGACATTGGTGAAATCCAAATTGCTTATAAGTTCGCTCAAGGCCCGTACAAGGATTCTGGGATGCTCTTTACTGAAGTCCATTCACTATTACCACAATATCGTACTATTGGTGTTTATTATGATGACCCAAACACA AAACAGCCCCACAAGTTGCGCTACATTGTGGGCATCATATTGTCAGAAAATGGTAGTCCAACTAATGCAGAACATCTGAAACTCCTGGAAGAAAATAATTACAGATTTGCAACATTTCCATCAATTGACCATGCAGTCCAAACTAAATTTCCATTCAAAAGTACAATTTCTATTATTGTGGCTATAATGAAAGTTTATCCATCTCTTCGTGAGTACATTG AACACAGAAGTTTGTGTGCTCGTCCATTCCTTGAAGTCTATGACAACGAGAAGTCGGAGATATTGTTTGTGGGCCCACTGGCACGTCAGGATGATTTCTATGTCCCAGAGGTGctacaggaagaagaggacaacaGA GAGGACGATGACTTCGAGGATGATCGGACAGAGAATTCAAGCCGGTCATGGGATGAGTCTGCATCTTTCATAAGAG AACCAGAAACACCTGGAGGGAATCAGCCTGTTCCCCCACCAAGTGAAGCTGCAGCAGCCAGCACTTCAGCTGTGGTTCCTCCAGCTCCAGCCAATGAGGGTGTGGATGGGGCTGACACAGCTTCAGCCGGAGGAGATGAAAGTGATGCTAATACTGGCTCTTCATTTgaagagattgatgagagagaagCAGCAGTTATGCCTGAAGCAGGCACTATGGATGAGAATCTCTCTGCTTCTGTGAAAAAGGATGACGATGAAGGAGAACGATaa
- the LOC125032613 gene encoding testis-expressed protein 264 homolog isoform X1: METETALLWGFIVLLLLVVATVTALLVHSGLLIPVDVKTCKPDIGEIQIAYKFAQGPYKDSGMLFTEVHSLLPQYRTIGVYYDDPNTKQPHKLRYIVGIILSENGSPTNAEHLKLLEENNYRFATFPSIDHAVQTKFPFKSTISIIVAIMKVYPSLREYIEHRSLCARPFLEVYDNEKSEILFVGPLARQDDFYVPEVLQEEEDNREDDDFEDDRTENSSRSWDESASFIRGGVDLNDSECSESVGDDSSSHPLASTQERPSVPLSSLLQDRTDSSTLHVLPPPAQGEPETPGGNQPVPPPSEAAAASTSAVVPPAPANEGVDGADTASAGGDESDANTGSSFEEIDEREAAVMPEAGTMDENLSASVKKDDDEGER; this comes from the exons ATGGAAACCGAGACGGCTCTGCTCTGGGGCTTCATAGTCCTCCTGCTCCTTGTCGTGGCGACGGTCACAGCCTTGCTCGTCCACTCGGGTCTCCTCATCCCTGTGGATGTCAAGACGTGCAA accTGACATTGGTGAAATCCAAATTGCTTATAAGTTCGCTCAAGGCCCGTACAAGGATTCTGGGATGCTCTTTACTGAAGTCCATTCACTATTACCACAATATCGTACTATTGGTGTTTATTATGATGACCCAAACACA AAACAGCCCCACAAGTTGCGCTACATTGTGGGCATCATATTGTCAGAAAATGGTAGTCCAACTAATGCAGAACATCTGAAACTCCTGGAAGAAAATAATTACAGATTTGCAACATTTCCATCAATTGACCATGCAGTCCAAACTAAATTTCCATTCAAAAGTACAATTTCTATTATTGTGGCTATAATGAAAGTTTATCCATCTCTTCGTGAGTACATTG AACACAGAAGTTTGTGTGCTCGTCCATTCCTTGAAGTCTATGACAACGAGAAGTCGGAGATATTGTTTGTGGGCCCACTGGCACGTCAGGATGATTTCTATGTCCCAGAGGTGctacaggaagaagaggacaacaGA GAGGACGATGACTTCGAGGATGATCGGACAGAGAATTCAAGCCGGTCATGGGATGAGTCTGCATCTTTCATAAGAG GTGGTGTTGATCTGAATGATTCAGAATGTTCAGAAAGTGTGGGTGATGACAGTTCCAGCCACCCTTTAGCCTCAACACAAGAGCGCCCCAGTGTCCCACTCTCTTCCTTGCTACAAGACAGAACAGATTCCTCCACACTTCATGTCTTACCTCCACCTGCCCAGGGAG AACCAGAAACACCTGGAGGGAATCAGCCTGTTCCCCCACCAAGTGAAGCTGCAGCAGCCAGCACTTCAGCTGTGGTTCCTCCAGCTCCAGCCAATGAGGGTGTGGATGGGGCTGACACAGCTTCAGCCGGAGGAGATGAAAGTGATGCTAATACTGGCTCTTCATTTgaagagattgatgagagagaagCAGCAGTTATGCCTGAAGCAGGCACTATGGATGAGAATCTCTCTGCTTCTGTGAAAAAGGATGACGATGAAGGAGAACGATaa